The Zingiber officinale cultivar Zhangliang chromosome 9A, Zo_v1.1, whole genome shotgun sequence genome window below encodes:
- the LOC122021395 gene encoding uncharacterized protein At3g27210-like: MKLKLRIVSKARQLLTASSEEDKVVNSEQLDSRRQSAGHGTKDETFFDSQTWLVDSDCEDDFVSVNGDFVPSSSRNQLGNIFSPTSFPEVISEPPTYGKRSLAELLQESQLDELEIKQNDANHKLKVNGQPCRDDINSPDHKDSSHQKAKKMKPKQRCLSSLVQSLSFKDRRNRNVNEL, from the exons ATGAAACTGAAGCTGAGAATTGTGTCCAAGGCAAGGCAGCTCCTGACTGCATCCTCAGAGGAGGACAAGGTGGTCAATAGTGAACAATTGGACTCCAGGAGACAGAGCGCCGGCCATG GTACAAAGGATGAGACCTTCTTTGATTCACAGACATGGTTAGTAGATTCAGATTGTGAAGATGATTTTGTCAGTGTCAATGGAG ATTTCGTTCCTTCCAGTTCCAGAAATCAACTGGGCAACATCTTCTCCCCTACTAGTTTTCCTGAAGTTATCTCTGAGCCTCCGACTTATGGGAAAAGAAGTCTTGCTGAACTTCTTCAGGAGAGTCAACTAGATGAACTGGAAATCAAACAAAACGATGCCAATCACAAGTTGAAAGTCAATGGACAGCCATGCCGAGATGACATTAATTCTCCAGATCACAAGGATTCAAGTCATCAGAAAGCTAAAAAAATGAAGCCCAAGCAGCGTTGCTTGTCAAGCTTGGTGCAGAGTCTGAGTTTCAAGGACAGGAGGAACCGCAATGTTAATGAGCTCTAG
- the LOC122020435 gene encoding mannosyl-oligosaccharide glucosidase GCS1-like, giving the protein MSGGSRRTARNRGRPPTIDASDGKSHRDSRPVDAVRKVRSRDHGPIRLMDVSLKTLLWLGFGFLAFISVFLLIYNHHWESWHESPALMRLRRVVTPLQASKMMDLAQFQGEHKESLYWGTYRPHVYFGIRARTPQSLIAGLMWISMRNGQYFLRHVCQDSDDLSTYGWKDHNGRSYGRQLIVDHGLSFTTSFLKEKKEGSGFGGDWAVRLDLQNAKSIVHEGNEETTHLFFYIADEEGNSLNVKKQLFETRDATLLAFGTRNDIGGWELHLDSQRHVDTHFSGFRTHHMHNLTELVQGTLAFQARRTGELQLSDTIEESSNVVVIQISTVLPAKLDIAFVSGTNMKGSLVDQRLHSLTGEILSTRLDEKQKEFEDKYLRYFKLKDKVDSELMAVGRAALGNLLGGIGYFYGQSKIALPEGYTQKNGDKFISYWPAALFTAVPSRSFFPRGFLWDEGFHQMIIGRWDADLSMDIIGHWLDLINADGWIPREQILGAEALSKVPEEFVLQYSTNGNPPTLFLVIRDLLNGIRSSKFSPQETDEITDFLKRAYVRLNAWFQWFNSTQSGEFLF; this is encoded by the exons ATGAGCGGAGGTAGTCGACGGACGGCCCGCAATCGGGGGCGGCCGCCGACTATAGATGCCAGTGACGGAAAATCCCACCGCGACTCCCGCCCTGTGGATGCGGTGAGAAAGGTTCGGAGCCGCGATCATGGCCCCATCCGTCTTATGGACGTCAGCCTCAAGACCCTTCTATGGTTAGGGTTTGGGTTCCTGGCTTTCATTTCTGTATTTTTGTTGATTTATAATCATCATTGGGAATCTTGGCACGAGTCTCCGGCTTTGATGAGGTTGAGGAGGGTTGTCACCCCTTTGCAGGCCTCTAAGATGATGGATCTTGCCCAG TTTCAAGGAGAGCATAAGGAAAGCCTGTACTGGGGCACATACCGGCCCCATGTCTATTTCGGAATACGAGCAAG AACTCCACAGTCACTAATTGCTGGACTAATGTGGATAAGCATGCGAAATGGTCAGTACTTTCTTCGCCATGTTTGCCAAGATTCTGATGATCTAAGCACATATGGATGGAAAGATCACAATGGTAGGAGCTATGGTCGTCAATTAATCGTCGATCATGGATTATCATTCACAACTAGTTTcttaaaggagaagaaggaaggaagtgGCTTTGGAGGTGACTGGGCTGTCAGATTGGATCTACAGAATGCAAA ATCAATTGTACATGAGGGCAATGAAGAGACTAcacatcttttcttttatattgctGATGAGGAAGGAAATTCTTTAAATGTAAAGAAGCAGCTATTTGAAACACGTGATGCCACCCTACTGGCATTTGGAACACGCAATGATATTGGAGGTTGGGAACTACATTTAGATTCCCAG AGACATGTGGATACTCATTTTTCTGGGTTCAGAACCCATCATATGCACAATTTGACAGAACTCGTTCAGGGTACTCTCGCATTTCAA GCAAGAAGAACTGGGGAACTTCAGCTATCTGACACAATTGAAGAATCTTCAAATGTAGTTGTTATTCAG ATTTCAACTGTTCTTCCTGCAAAACTAGATATTGCTTTTGTATCTGGAACTAATATGAAAGGCTCTTTGGTAGATCAACGTCTCCACAGTCTTACAG GAGAAATATTGTCTACTCGTCTAGATGAGAAGCAAAAGGAATTTGAAGACAAGTATCTTAGATATTTTAAACTGAAGGATAAG GTTGATTCTGAACTGATGGCTGTTGGTAGGGCAGCCTTAGGAAATCTGCTTGGAGGAATTGGCTACTTCTATGGTCAGTCAAAGATTGCCTTACCAGAAGGTTACACT CAAAAGAATGGGGATAAGTTTATTTCTTATTGGCCAGCTGCACTTTTTACAGCTGTTCCTAGTAGATCATTCTTTCCAAGAGGTTTTCTTTGGGATGAAGGCTTCCATCAAATGATCATCGG GCGTTGGGATGCTGATTTATCCATGGACATCATTGGGCATTGGTTGGATCTCATTAATGCTGATGGATGGATTCCTCGTGAGCAGATTTTAGGTGCTGAAGCGTTGAG TAAAGTACCTGAGGAATTTGTTCTTCAATATTCAACAAATGGGAATCCACCAACTTTATTTCTTGTTATAAGAG ACTTACTAAATGGCATACGGTCAAGTAAATTTTCACCTCAGGAAACCGATGAGATCACTGATTTCCTCAAGAGAGCCTATGTCCGCTTGAATGCATGGTTCCAATGGTTCAATAGTACACAATCTGGTGAGTTTTTATTTTGA
- the LOC122019660 gene encoding E3 ubiquitin-protein ligase UPL1-like yields the protein MIRLLRIVQPLYKGQLQRLFLNLCTHHETRTYLVEVLMDMLMLDLRGPTNTAVEYAESPFRLYGCQSYVAYSRPQFYGGVPPLVSRRILETLAYLAKNHPNVSKLLLHLVLPCSPTSVPEVSDKGHGKAVLMEEDKSEVKTGAFAIVLLLELLNQPLYMRSVSHLEQLLNLIEVVIDSGLSNKPEAPTELQSASDIMQDTPVNADAVVSSAKEDIKSKKSEDSKKASTSGTNNKNNISDILLSIPEGELRLLCSLLAREGLSDNAYNLVAEVLKKVVANAPAYCHLFTTELVNSVRNLSIYAINELNLYEDAEKALLSSSSINGTAILRVLQALSSLIAALHEKKDPVSFPDKDHINALSHVWDINSALEPLWLELSNCISKIEISSGPPSEPESISGNLASTSTIVVSPLSVGAQNILPYIESFFVTCEKLRPGQYETVQDFATTATDIEDATTPTAQKSSCGPCTSTHEKQVVFVRFLERHRKLLNSFIRQNPGLLEKSFSLMLKIPRYIDFDNKRSHFRSKIKHQHDHHHSPVRISVRRAYILEDSYNQLRMRSPQDLKGKLTVHFQGEEGIDAGGLTREWYQLLSRVIFDKGALLFTTVGNESTFQPNPNSVYQTEHLSYFKFVGRVVSKALFDSQLLDVHFTRSFYKHILGVKVTYHDIEAVDPDYYKNLKWMLENDISEVLDLTFSMDADEEKLILYEKAEVTDSELIPGGRNIRVTEENKHEYVDRVAEHLLTTAIRPQINAFMEGFNELIPRDLISIFNDKELELLISGLPDIDLDDLRANTEYSGYSNASPVIQWFWEVVQGFSKEDKARFLQFVTGTSKVPLEGFSALQGISGSQRFQIHKAYGTPHHLPSAHTCFNQLDLPEYTSKGQLQERLLLAIHEANEGFGFG from the exons ATGATCAGATTGCTACGTATAGTTCAG CCTTTGTATAAAGGTCAACTACAGAGGCTTTTCTTGAATCTATGTACTCATCACGAGACAAGAACTTATTTGGTGGAAGTTTTAATGGATATGCTAATGTTGGATCTACGGGGACCCACTAACACTGCAGTTGAATACGCTGAATCCCCGTTTAGGTTGTATGGGTGTCAGAGTTATGTCGCCTATTCCCGTCCTCAATTTTATGGCG GAGTGCCTCCGTTAGTGTCTCGCCGTATTTTGGAGACTTTGGCCTACTTAGCAAAAAATCATCCAAATGTATCCAAGCTCCTATTGCATCTTGTATTACCATGTTCACCTACAAGCGTACCTGAAGTATCGGACAAGGGACACGGGAAAGCTGTTCTGATGGAGGAAGATAAATCCGAGGTTAAAACAGGAGCTTTTGCTATTGTGTTACTTCTTGAACTCTTGAATCAACCATTGTACATGCGGAGTGTTTCTCATCTGGAACAG TTGTTAAATCTCATTGAGGTTGTTATTGATTCTGGCCTGTCAAACAAACCTGAAGCACCAACTGAGCTACAATCTGCTTCTGACATTATGCAAGACACACCAGTTAATGCTGATGCTGTTGTGTCTTCTGCTAAAGAGGATATTAAATCAAAGAAAAGTGAGGATTCTAAAAAGGCTTCTACTTCTGGTACAAACAACAAAAACAATATTAGTGATATTTTATTGAGCATTCCAGAAGGAGAGCTTAGACTTCTCTGCTCTTTGCTTGCACGTGAAGG ATTATCTGATAATGCATACAATCTTGTTGCTGAGGTCTTAAAAAAAGTGGTGGCCAATGCTCCAGCGTATTGTCATTTATTTACTACAGAGCTGGTCAATTCAGTgcgaaatttaagtatttatgcaATTAATGAACTTAACCTATACGAGGATGCTGAGAAAGCACTTCTCAGCTCATCTTCTATTAATGGTACTGCAATCTTGAGAGTTCTGCAGGCTTTGAGCTCTCTTATTGCTGCATTGCACGAAAAGAAGGACCCAGTTTCATTCCCCGACAAAGACCATATTAATGCTCTTTCTCATGTATGGGATATAAATTCTGCACTTGAACCTTTGTGGCTAGAGTTGAGCAATTGCATAAGCAAAATTGAGATCTCTTCAGGACCTCCATCAGAGCCTGAATCTATTTCAGGAAATTTGGCATCGACGAGTACAATTGTAGTATCACCACTCTCTGTTGGTGCCCAAAACATCTTGCCATATATTGAGTCATTCTTTGTGACATGTGAAAAGTTGCGTCCTGGGCAATATGAAACTGTTCAAGATTTTGCTACTACGGCAACTGACATTGAAGATGCAACTACACCAACTGCACAAAAATCATCTTGTGGGCCATGTACAAGCACCCATGAAAAACAGGTTGTTTTTGTTAGGTTTCTGGAGAGGCATAGGAAGTTGTTAAATTCATTCATTCGTCAGAATCCTGGTTTGCTTGAGAAGTCATTTTCTCTCATGCTCAAAATTCCACGATACATTGACTTTGACAATAAACGGTCTCATTTTCGATCAAAAATAAAGCATCAACATGATCATCATCACAGTCCTGTTAGAATTTCAGTGAGAAGAGCCTACATATTGGAGGACTCATATAACCAATTGCGAATGCGCTCGCCACAAGATTTGAAGGGAAAATTAACTGTCCATTTTCAAGGTGAAGAAGGTATTGATGCCGGTGGACTTACCAGGGAATGGTATCAGTTGCTTTCTCGGGTAATTTTTGATAAGGGTGCCCTTCTTTTCACAACTGTTGGCAATGAATCAACATTCCAGCCAAACCCCAATTCAGTTTACCAGACGGAACATCTTTCATATTTTAAGTTTGTTGGACGAGTG GTCAGTAAAGCACTCTTTGATAGTCAGCTCCTTGATGTCCATTTTACAAGGTCATTTTACAAACACATTCTTGGTGTAAAGGTTACTTATCATGACATTGAGGCTGTTGATCCAGATTACTATAAAAATCTGAAGTGGATGCTTGAG AACGATATAAGTGAGGTATTGGATCTTACTTTCAGTATGGATGCTGATGAGGAAAAACTGATATTGTATGAAAAGGCTGAG GTAACTGATTCTGAGTTGATTCCTGGTGGGAGAAATATTCGAGTCACTGAAGAAAACAAACACGAATATGTTGATCGTGTGGCTGAACATTTGCTAACCACTGCAATTAGGCCTCAAATAAATGCATTTATGGAAGGCTTTAATGAGTTGATACCCAGGGATCTGATATCTATTTTCAATGATAAAGAATTAGAATTATTAATAAGTGGACTTCCTGATATTGATT TGGATGACCTGAGAGCAAATACTGAATATTCTGGCTATAGCAATGCATCCCCTGTAATTCAATGGTTTTGGGAAGTCGTTCAGGGCTTCAGCAAAGAGGACAAGGCCCGATTCCTTCAATTTGTAACTGGCACCTCAAAG GTGCCTCTGGAAGGATTTAGTGCACTTCAAGGAATCTCAGGCTCTCAGCGGTTTCAGATTCACAAGGCATATGGAACCCCGCACCATCTGCCTTCAGCTCATACTTG CTTCAACCAATTGGACCTGCCTGAGTACACCTCAAAAGGACAGTTGCAGGAGAGGTTACTTCTAGCTATCCATGAAGCGAATGAAGGGTTTGGCTTCGGTTGA
- the LOC122021412 gene encoding uncharacterized protein At3g27210-like, which translates to MKLKLRIVSKARQLLTASSEEDKVVNGEQLDSRRQSAGHGTKDETFFDSQTWLVDSDCEDDFVSVNGDFVPSSSRNQLGNIFSPTSFPEVISEPPTYGKRSLAELLQESQLDELEIKQNDANHKLKVNGQPCRDDINSPDHKDSSHQKAKKMKPKQRCLSSLVQSLSFKDRRNRNVNEL; encoded by the exons ATGAAACTGAAGCTGAGAATTGTGTCCAAGGCAAGGCAGCTCCTGACTGCATCCTCAGAGGAGGACAAGGTGGTCAATGGTGAACAATTGGACTCCAGGAGACAGAGCGCCGGCCATG GTACAAAGGATGAGACCTTCTTTGATTCACAGACATGGTTAGTAGATTCAGATTGTGAAGATGATTTTGTCAGTGTCAATGGAG ATTTCGTTCCTTCCAGTTCCAGAAATCAACTGGGCAACATCTTCTCCCCTACTAGTTTTCCTGAAGTTATCTCTGAGCCTCCGACTTATGGGAAAAGAAGTCTTGCTGAACTTCTTCAGGAGAGTCAACTAGATGAACTGGAAATCAAACAAAACGATGCCAATCACAAGTTGAAAGTCAATGGACAGCCATGCCGAGATGACATTAATTCTCCAGATCACAAGGATTCAAGTCATCAGAAAGCTAAAAAAATGAAGCCCAAGCAGCGTTGCTTGTCAAGCTTGGTGCAGAGTCTGAGTTTCAAGGACAGGAGGAACCGCAATGTTAATGAGCTCTAG